The Brachionichthys hirsutus isolate HB-005 chromosome 8, CSIRO-AGI_Bhir_v1, whole genome shotgun sequence genome contains a region encoding:
- the LOC137898857 gene encoding proline-rich protein 14-like isoform X1: MAGGRARGRRRGIQLGLRLTMRPMAARLKREFCLRLCLLGASPPNSPASPTRRLQKQRSNHSSRCLRLPRRRSLPSPSSSANGLSALLSTSQSTAGPEFLSTNGERAERVSQIRIRRASPREMLLTPMGLPKVKRLKKKEFSLEEIYTNKNYNSPSTNRSLETMFEERYS; encoded by the exons atggcaggcggcagggctcGGGGGCGGCGACGCggcatccagctcggccttcggctgacgatgaggccgatggcggcgcgtctgaaacgg gagttttgtctccgcctgtgtctccttggagcgtctcctcctaacagcccagcttctcccacccggcgacttcagaagcagcggtccaatcacagctcccgtTGCCTACGCCTCCCCCGGCGACGGTCTCTTCCTTCGCCGTCATCTTCGGCCAATGgactgtctgctctgctttccacgagccaatcgacagcaggcccagagtttctcagcacaaatggagag cgagccgaacgcgtctcacagattcgaatccggcgggcatcaccgcgtgaaatgttgctcacgccaatgggactgccaaaggtcaaaag gttaaagaagaaagagttcagtctggaggagatttatacgaacaagaactacaattccccctcaaccaacag gagtcttgaaacaatgtttgaggagcgctactcctga
- the LOC137898857 gene encoding proline-rich protein 14-like isoform X2: MAGGRARGRRRGIQLGLRLTMRPMAARLKREFCLRLCLLGASPPNSPASPTRRLQKQRSNHSSRCLRLPRRRSLPSPSSSANGLSALLSTSQSTAGPEFLSTNGERAERVSQIRIRRASPREMLLTPMGLPKVKRLKKKEFSLEEIYTNKNYNSPSTNR, encoded by the exons atggcaggcggcagggctcGGGGGCGGCGACGCggcatccagctcggccttcggctgacgatgaggccgatggcggcgcgtctgaaacgg gagttttgtctccgcctgtgtctccttggagcgtctcctcctaacagcccagcttctcccacccggcgacttcagaagcagcggtccaatcacagctcccgtTGCCTACGCCTCCCCCGGCGACGGTCTCTTCCTTCGCCGTCATCTTCGGCCAATGgactgtctgctctgctttccacgagccaatcgacagcaggcccagagtttctcagcacaaatggagag cgagccgaacgcgtctcacagattcgaatccggcgggcatcaccgcgtgaaatgttgctcacgccaatgggactgccaaaggtcaaaag gttaaagaagaaagagttcagtctggaggagatttatacgaacaagaactacaattccccctcaaccaacaggtaa